A genome region from Methylorubrum populi includes the following:
- the crtI gene encoding phytoene desaturase family protein, with amino-acid sequence MLRSREGLRTLSGRRVIVVGAGPGGLATALLLAKAGLHVTVIERDAAVGGRTRTVGAPGGYRFDIGPTFFLYPQILADIFESCGERLEDHVRLERLDPQYNLVFEGEGGVSGQIRATGDVPRLKEEIARLAPADAENVQKFFDENRTKLNAFKPVLEQAFDRVLSMASPAMLTALPHLHPGRSVDRDLRRYFADPRVRLAFSFQTKYLGMSPFRCPSLFTILSFLEYEHGVYHPVGGCGAVSEAMAGLARRMGVDIRLRRSVERVLFEGKRACGVVSGGETLKADAVVVNGDFAKAIRDLVPEERRSRWRDAKIGRARLSCSTYMLYLGLEGRMPENLGHHTILLAKDYERNIAEITGGTLPMQPSIYVQHAGFTDGGMAPPGHTALYVLVPVPNLRAGIDWETVGPSYRKRVLERLKLLGLPDIESRIRYERVVDPRDWRDDFAVHEGATFNLAHDLLQMLWFRPHNRFGPGLYLVGGGTHPGSGLPVIYEGARISARLLIEDLAREKAPAILADLPSTTPLATQVDPR; translated from the coding sequence TTGCTTCGGTCGCGGGAAGGTTTGCGCACCCTGTCGGGCCGCCGTGTCATCGTCGTCGGGGCGGGCCCCGGCGGGCTCGCCACCGCGCTGCTCCTGGCCAAGGCCGGTCTGCACGTCACGGTGATCGAGCGCGACGCGGCCGTCGGCGGGCGCACCAGGACCGTCGGGGCACCGGGCGGCTACCGCTTCGACATCGGCCCGACCTTCTTCCTCTATCCGCAGATCCTGGCCGACATCTTCGAATCCTGCGGCGAGCGTCTGGAGGACCATGTCCGCCTGGAGCGGCTCGACCCGCAATACAACCTCGTGTTCGAGGGCGAGGGCGGCGTCTCGGGGCAGATCCGCGCCACCGGCGACGTGCCGCGGCTCAAGGAAGAGATCGCCCGCCTCGCCCCCGCCGACGCCGAGAACGTCCAAAAGTTCTTCGACGAGAACCGGACCAAGCTGAACGCCTTCAAGCCGGTGCTGGAACAGGCCTTCGACAGGGTCCTGTCGATGGCGAGCCCGGCGATGCTGACGGCACTCCCCCATCTCCATCCCGGCCGCAGCGTCGACCGCGATCTCAGGCGCTACTTCGCCGATCCGCGGGTGCGCCTCGCCTTCTCGTTCCAGACCAAGTATCTCGGGATGTCGCCGTTCCGCTGCCCGAGCCTGTTCACGATCCTCTCGTTCCTCGAATACGAGCACGGGGTCTACCATCCGGTCGGCGGCTGCGGCGCGGTCTCGGAGGCGATGGCGGGGCTCGCCCGCCGCATGGGCGTCGACATCCGCTTGCGCCGATCCGTCGAGCGGGTGCTGTTCGAGGGCAAGCGCGCCTGCGGCGTGGTCTCCGGCGGCGAGACGCTGAAGGCCGACGCGGTGGTCGTGAACGGCGACTTCGCCAAGGCGATCCGCGACCTCGTGCCGGAGGAGCGCCGCTCGCGCTGGCGCGACGCCAAGATCGGCCGGGCGCGTCTCTCCTGCTCGACCTACATGCTCTACCTGGGGCTGGAGGGCAGGATGCCCGAGAACCTCGGCCACCACACGATCCTGCTGGCCAAGGATTACGAGCGCAACATCGCCGAGATCACCGGCGGCACCCTGCCGATGCAGCCCTCGATCTACGTGCAGCACGCGGGCTTCACCGACGGCGGCATGGCGCCGCCCGGCCACACCGCCCTCTACGTGCTGGTGCCGGTGCCGAACCTCAGGGCCGGCATCGATTGGGAGACGGTCGGGCCGAGCTACCGCAAGCGGGTGCTGGAGCGCCTGAAGCTCCTGGGGCTCCCCGACATCGAGAGCCGCATCCGCTACGAGCGCGTGGTCGATCCGCGCGACTGGCGCGACGACTTCGCGGTGCACGAGGGCGCGACCTTCAACCTCGCCCACGACCTGCTGCAGATGCTGTGGTTCCGCCCGCACAACCGCTTCGGGCCGGGCCTCTACCTCGTCGGCGGCGGCACCCATCCGGGCTCGGGCCTTCCCGTCATCTACGAGGGCGCGCGCATCTCCGCCCGCCTCCTGATCGAGGATCTCGCCCGCGAGAAGGCGCCCGCGATCCTGGCCGATCTGCCATCCACGACGCCCCTCGCCACGCAGGTCGACCCGAGGTGA